From the Musa acuminata AAA Group cultivar baxijiao chromosome BXJ3-7, Cavendish_Baxijiao_AAA, whole genome shotgun sequence genome, one window contains:
- the LOC135642938 gene encoding anthranilate O-methyltransferase 3-like yields the protein MAKPILETAIAEMYRRTPLPERMVVVDLGCSSGPNTFLVVSEVLGIVGDLCRRLEQKPPEIQFFLNDLPGNDFNNVFRSLERYEKKMEEEKGDLLVPHYVVGVPGSFNGRLFPCNTVHFFHSNFSLMWLSQVPQGLESEQGVPVNKGNIYIAENSPPQVVKAYQEQHRRDFSTFLKSRYVELSIGWGMVLTFLGRRNKHPANDELSYLYGLLAEALNTMVSQGIISEDKVDTFNLPIYGASMQEVKSVIEEEGSFDVEKAESFESSWDPFDDSDNVLDGKNVASTLQAVMEPLISHHFGDAIPHALFSLLADSITARHLPKDKCYYTVLVFALRRKA from the exons ATGGCGAAGCCCATATTGGAGACCGCCATAGCAGAGATGTACAGGAGGACGCCGCTCCCCGAGAGGATGGTCGTCGTCGACCTCGGTTGTTCGTCGGGTCCGAACACCTTTCTTGTGGTCTCTGAGGTGCTTGGCATCGTCGGTGACCTATGTCGAAGGCTGGAGCAGAAGCCACCGGAGATCCAGTTCTTCTTGAACGACCTCCCGGGAAATGACTTCAATAATGTCTTCCGGTCTTTGGAAAGATATgagaagaagatggaggaggagaagggggaccTGCTCGTGCCTCATTACGTTGTGGGCGTTCCCGGTTCCTTCAACGGGAGGCTTTTCCCGTGTAACACTGTGCACTTCTTCCACTCTAACTTCTCTCTCATGTGGCTCTCTCAG GTTCCACAAGGTCTCGAGAGTGAGCAGGGTGTTCCGGTGAACAAGGGCAACATCTATATTGCGGAGAACAGTCCACCCCAAGTCGTGAAAGCATACCAAGAACAACACCGGAGAGACTTCTCCACGTTCCTCAAATCTCGTTACGTAGAACTAAGCATCGGATGGGGAATGGTATTAACATTCCTAGGAAGAAGAAACAAACACCCAGCCAACGACGAGCTAAGCTATCTTTATGGATTACTAGCAGAGGCCCTTAACACAATGGTCTCACAG GGAATCATATCAGAAGACAAAGTGGACACCTTCAATTTGCCAATTTATGGAGCTTCGATGCAGGAAGTGAAGTCAGTGATAGAGGAGGAAGGTTCTTTTGATGTAGAGAAAGCGGAGAGCTTCGAGTCCAGTTGGGATCCGTTTGACGACTCCGACAATGTACTCGATGGGAAGAATGTGGCAAGCACTTTACAGGCAGTGATGGAGCCCTTGATTTCACATCATTTTGGGGATGCCATACCCCATGCATTATTCTCACTACTCGCCGATAGTATTACTGCAAGGCATCTCCCAAAAGACAAATGCTACTACACCGTGTtagtctttgccttgaggaggaAAGCTTGA